Proteins found in one Oncorhynchus mykiss isolate Arlee chromosome 17, USDA_OmykA_1.1, whole genome shotgun sequence genomic segment:
- the LOC110485453 gene encoding uncharacterized protein LOC110485453: protein MEDPEPPSVVDGPSLLWQPEKRRSRKSGCSNIFAGVNLRQLRRLFHVAGDRDAEQRARLVWGREERDRGGEEEEEEEGEMDAGLAQALVGFRVRARSRSGIRTEGHREPKLLKAFGHLRIKEGLDHPEEDNEEEDPSDIGELDPLPGGSTGAEGGAPLTDAQKPSERPHLERLGAVTRQEGTRDPERYLHRILH, encoded by the exons ATGGAGGACCCGGAACCCCCCTCTGTGGTGGATGGTCCGTCCCTGCTCTGGCAGCCTGAAAAGAGGCGAAGCAGGAAGTCGGGATGTTCCAACATCTTCGCGGGGGTAAATCTGCGTCAGCTAAGACGGCTGTTCCATGTGGCCGGGGACCGGGACGCAGAGCAGCGGGCAAGACTGGTGTGGGGCAGagaagagcgagacagagggggagaggaagaggaggaggaggagggagagatggatgcaGGGCTGGCCCAGGCGTTGGTGGGGTTCAGGGTGAGAGCCAGAAGCAGGAGTGGTATCAGGACGGAGGGACACAGAGAACCCAAGTTGCTGAAAGCATTTGGACACCtcag gaTTAAGGAGGGTTTGGACCACCCTGAGGAGGACAATGAAGAGGAGGACCCCAGTGATATTGGAGAGCTGGACCCCCTCCCTGGAGGGTCGACAGGTGCAGAGGGGGGCGCCCCGTTGACGGACGCACAGAAGCCCTCAGAGAGACCCCATCTGGAGAGGCTGGGGGCCGTGACGAGGCAGGAAGGAACCAGGGACCCAGAACGCTACCTCCATCGCATT